Genomic DNA from Shewanella woodyi ATCC 51908:
TAAGATCAATCCCCTTTACTTCAGAGCCGTCACGCTCGAGCACGAACTTCTTAAAAAAACCTAAAGGTGGCGACTCGACCAGTGAGTTATTTGTCATACCAGCCAGAAAAATATCATTATCTTTGGTCTCTGCTAACACCTTGTCTTGCAGACTATCGAACAGGGAAGTGGGACCAAACACCGAGCGCATATCAAAGAAGATACTGGCATGCATTAAGGCTTTTGGTTCAGGTGTATTAACCCAACTAGCGAATCGGCTTTGCCACTGTGAGAGGCTTAAACGCCACTTGGGGTTTTGCGCCATAATATCGCCGGGACAAAAGATATAACCACACTTATCTAAGCCGCTACAAACAGCTTTTGTTAATGCCTCAAAATAGCCTGATGCGGCCTCATCAGGCTCATGGGCAAGCAGTAATCCGTTATCTTGATCTGAACAAGCAGCCTGATCTTGTCGCCCCTGGGATCCAAAGGCCAGCCAGCAAAAAGCCATCGGTGCTTCACCGAGCAGCTTTTGATTTAATATGATCAATCTACGAGTCAAGGCATCGGTGACAGAGGTCAGTACCCGACCAATCTCCTCAGCTCTGGCATCGGCACTGATTAAGTTTTGTAGGAGCAGTGGGATCTGTTTACTCACAGAGATAAGGCTATCTAAGCTATTTTGGCGCTCTATTTCGCCAATCAAGAGCAAAGGTTGCGAACTTTGCCCACGCAGAATATCGGTACTGGTCAAAACGCCAACCGCTCTCTCATCATCGACAATGGGCAGATGATGAATACCATGTTCACTCATCAAGAGCATAGCCTCAAAGACTAAAGCATTAGAGCTGAGCACTTTTGGCTGAGTGGTCATGGCTTGATGCACAGGCAAACTGCCATCTTGTCCCTCTGCTAACACGCGATTTCGCAGATCTCTGTCGGTTAAAATTCCACACAGTTTATGGTTATCAATCACCAGTACAGAGGACACTCTAGCCTCACGCATCTTCTTCGCCGCATCACTGACTGAGGCGTTTATATCGATGATAAGAGGGTTATTCGACATCAAGGAGCTGACTCTGCTAGTCGTGGTTAACTCTTTCGCTTTAAACCTAGCTTGATGACGGAGACGTTTGGCGAAAGCACGGTTAAAGAAGCGATCAAATTGCCGACTCTCAACACGCAGATAATCGAAGGTATCGGGGTCCAGATGATAGACCAAGCCATCTTCTAAAATGCGCACCCGGTTACTGACCTTTTCACCAGACAGGAGTGAAGGGAAACCAAAATAATCCCCCTCTCCCAATCGATCAAGTAGCTCCCCATCATCATTTCTCACCTCAAAAGCACCACTGCGAACAATGTATAGCTGAGGATCTGTTTCATCCAAAGGAACAAAGGCAGATGCTTTGCTGTAATAGCCAACACTTAAACTTTTACAACATCGATCCAGTGTCGAATTAGACAGAGTATCGAAGGGGACAAGTCCCTGTATAAAATCTGTAATCGGTTGAAGCTCACTTGCATCCATAGATCGACTGCCACAATTCTAGATTATAAAACTATACCTAATGCAACCTAATGCAGATATTCGACTAATGGCGTAAGAGAGGTTCACCTTAGAATTTAAGGAGTGTGGAAGAGAAAATATTAGAGCCTAATAGTGTTCATTTAACCCTATTAGGCTCCTAGATGAAACAGGTCTTGTTATTGCTTTAGATTGCTCACTTTATTGACTAAGGTTTCACCATGAAAAACCGTGCCTAAAATAGCAATATCTTTGATATCCATAGGTTCTACCTTTAGTGGATTTTCCTTTAATATTGTGAAATTAGCGGTTTTCCCCTCCTCAATAGTACCAATGCTTTTCTCAAGGTTTAATGTTCTCGCAGCCGTCGAGGTGATCGCTTTCATCGCAGTATAGGCATCAATTCGCTGCTCTTGAGAAAGCAGGCTATTATTAGCCGTCACTCGATTAACGGCAGTCCAAGCTAAAGTCAGTGGTTCAACCGGAGCCATGGCAAAGTCAGAGTGGAATGAAACAGGCACTCCTCTGTCTGTTAACGATTTAACCCGAACCAGCGACCCTGCTCGCTCAGCCCCTAAGCCATCGGTTGCATATTTATCAGCTAACGCCCAAAGATAGAAAGGATTAACTGACGCCTCAATCCCCAAACCTGCAATCTCATCGGCCTGTT
This window encodes:
- a CDS encoding DUF294 nucleotidyltransferase-like domain-containing protein; its protein translation is MDASELQPITDFIQGLVPFDTLSNSTLDRCCKSLSVGYYSKASAFVPLDETDPQLYIVRSGAFEVRNDDGELLDRLGEGDYFGFPSLLSGEKVSNRVRILEDGLVYHLDPDTFDYLRVESRQFDRFFNRAFAKRLRHQARFKAKELTTTSRVSSLMSNNPLIIDINASVSDAAKKMREARVSSVLVIDNHKLCGILTDRDLRNRVLAEGQDGSLPVHQAMTTQPKVLSSNALVFEAMLLMSEHGIHHLPIVDDERAVGVLTSTDILRGQSSQPLLLIGEIERQNSLDSLISVSKQIPLLLQNLISADARAEEIGRVLTSVTDALTRRLIILNQKLLGEAPMAFCWLAFGSQGRQDQAACSDQDNGLLLAHEPDEAASGYFEALTKAVCSGLDKCGYIFCPGDIMAQNPKWRLSLSQWQSRFASWVNTPEPKALMHASIFFDMRSVFGPTSLFDSLQDKVLAETKDNDIFLAGMTNNSLVESPPLGFFKKFVLERDGSEVKGIDLKHKGNALINDIARVYALSAGIKEVNTAKRIRVLMEKDIINRKDALNLADAHEFIAHMRLSNQGYQHTHAMPISNYLQPKHLSSLVRHQLRDAFKVVHDAQSGIKLKFTRSF